In Sebaldella termitidis ATCC 33386, one DNA window encodes the following:
- the crr gene encoding PTS glucose transporter subunit IIA — translation MGLFNLFKGKDDKKDFDGKIFAPLNGKIVPVEEVPDAVFAEKMVGDGIAIEPSGGDLILAPIDGKVEKIFDTNHAFSIVTDSGIELFVHFGIDTVQLEGKGFERLVEEGKTVKRGTPIIKYDYEFLKANAKTVITPVIISNIDEFAGLEKSSGDAVAGETKVLEVKFK, via the coding sequence ATGGGATTATTTAATCTGTTCAAAGGAAAAGATGATAAAAAAGATTTTGATGGTAAGATATTTGCACCATTAAACGGGAAAATAGTACCTGTGGAGGAAGTACCCGATGCAGTTTTTGCTGAAAAAATGGTTGGAGACGGGATAGCAATTGAACCAAGCGGCGGAGACCTTATTTTAGCCCCTATAGATGGTAAAGTGGAAAAAATATTTGATACTAACCATGCTTTTAGTATTGTAACAGATTCAGGAATAGAATTATTTGTTCACTTTGGGATTGACACAGTTCAGCTTGAAGGAAAAGGATTCGAAAGACTGGTAGAAGAAGGAAAAACTGTAAAAAGAGGAACACCTATTATTAAATATGATTATGAATTTTTGAAAGCAAATGCAAAAACAGTAATTACACCTGTGATAATTTCAAATATAGATGAATTCGCAGGACTTGAGAAATCATCAGGAGATGCTGTTGCAGGAGAAACAAAAGTACTAGAAGTAAAATTTAAATAA
- a CDS encoding outer membrane beta-barrel protein — MRKFLLVAGLLASMAVYAEGNKVEVRAGFDFGSTFQHNYYDVSEDAKFSYELGAEYRRELPYNFELGVGLAYQDHGKLKSKSNYRGSYSYTTEGDLYDSIPLYVTGRYNFKNSSEITPYVKVNLGYSINMNDGTMKLKYNDGSETNLDVDAKNGFYYGVGAGVTYKGFVADLSYQANYSDVDFKQNGRTVESSSADFNRVTLGLGYTFGF; from the coding sequence ATGAGAAAATTTTTACTAGTAGCCGGACTATTAGCAAGCATGGCAGTATACGCAGAAGGAAATAAAGTGGAGGTAAGAGCAGGTTTTGATTTTGGTTCTACATTCCAGCATAATTATTATGATGTAAGCGAAGATGCTAAATTTTCATATGAGCTTGGTGCTGAATACAGAAGAGAATTACCTTATAATTTTGAATTAGGTGTAGGTTTGGCATATCAGGATCACGGAAAATTAAAATCAAAATCAAATTATAGAGGATCATACAGCTATACAACTGAGGGTGATTTATATGATTCAATACCTTTATACGTTACTGGAAGATACAATTTCAAAAATTCATCAGAAATAACACCATATGTTAAAGTAAATTTAGGATATTCAATTAACATGAATGACGGAACAATGAAATTAAAGTATAATGACGGTTCTGAAACTAATTTAGATGTAGATGCTAAAAATGGTTTCTATTACGGGGTAGGTGCCGGAGTGACATATAAAGGATTTGTAGCAGATTTATCATATCAGGCAAATTATTCAGATGTTGATTTTAAACAAAACGGTAGAACAGTTGAATCTTCAAGTGCTGATTTTAACAGAGTGACATTAGGATTAGGTTATACATTCGGTTTTTAA
- a CDS encoding type III pantothenate kinase produces the protein MIIAMSIGNTNFVLGTKEDNQISVGRYPAKLIGSKEDFIKIITDSTDIKKVKGIIISSVNPGLTPYLTEAVKIIFSLSPVIVNSDLKMKLDLSLYDTKLLGSDRIAVCEAAAGRYKEPAVIFDFGTATTINVIDSGNKFLGGSILPGISMGLNALYKDTAQLPDIDLSAASPLMGLNTKDCITSGAVFGNAAMLDGMVQRIEDSLSEKTAVIVTGGNAGNILPVCRTKVIFIPELLISGLFELYESNL, from the coding sequence TGGAACAAAAGAAGACAACCAAATAAGCGTTGGAAGATATCCGGCAAAGCTTATAGGATCTAAAGAAGACTTTATAAAGATTATCACAGACAGTACCGATATTAAAAAAGTCAAAGGAATTATTATTTCGTCAGTTAACCCCGGATTGACTCCTTATCTCACAGAAGCTGTCAAAATAATATTTTCACTATCTCCGGTTATTGTAAATTCTGATTTGAAGATGAAGCTTGATTTATCTCTTTATGATACAAAACTGCTTGGAAGTGATCGTATTGCGGTATGTGAAGCTGCTGCCGGCAGATACAAAGAACCAGCTGTTATTTTTGATTTTGGGACTGCCACTACAATTAATGTTATTGACAGCGGAAATAAATTTCTGGGCGGCTCTATTCTTCCCGGAATAAGTATGGGACTAAATGCTTTATATAAAGATACAGCCCAGCTGCCGGATATAGATCTTTCTGCTGCCAGCCCTCTTATGGGACTGAATACAAAAGACTGTATTACTTCCGGTGCTGTTTTTGGCAATGCTGCAATGCTTGACGGAATGGTTCAGAGAATAGAAGATTCTCTCTCAGAAAAAACTGCTGTTATTGTTACCGGCGGAAATGCCGGGAATATTCTGCCTGTATGCCGGACTAAGGTTATTTTTATACCGGAACTCCTTATTTCCGGATTATTTGAGCTTTATGAAAGCAATCTTTAA